Below is a genomic region from Hippea sp. KM1.
GGCATTAACCAAAACGCTATTGCGCTGAAAACTAAATTTTTCTTCAATCAAACGCTCAAGCTCGTCGGGTTCTTCCGATGGAAGCCTGCTTCTCAGCCTAACAACACCCAAATCCGCATCCACAACATTGCTGCTTAAATCGACTATTTCGTCAGGACTTATGTTAAGCTCTCTTGCTATCTCAAACACATTGCCGCCGTGATCAGAGGCCATAAAATACCCCTAAAAGGAGCATGAAAAGCTCTGTTATCTCTATGGCAAAACCTATCATATCCCCCGTTATACCGCCTATTCTTCTTTTGAAATAGCTAAAGAGAAAGAATCCCCACAAAAAGAAAGAGGCATTTAACATACCCATCAGGGCAGGGTCAAACAGAAAAAAGCTCAAGGCCACAAAAATAAACCCGCCGAGGAAATCCCATATATCGAATTTTTTAAAGAAACTCTTAGCCGTGCCGGACTCTCTTGCATAGGGGAGTTTCTTCATTAAATATACAGCCACAAACCGCCCATAGATGGGTATAAAAATTAGAAAAAGCGGATTTCTTATTGCATTAAAACCCAAATACTTGCCCAACAGGACAAAAAACAGAGCCAAAACGCCAAAGGTGCCGATTCTGGAATCCTTCATTATCCTCAACATCTCATCCCTGCTTCTGTGGGAGAAGAAGGCATCCGAGGCATCTGCAAGCCCATCCAGATGAAGCCCCCCGCTAATCAAAGCCAGATAAAACACCATCAAAAAACCCCTAAAAGGGGCAGGGGTATAACTTAAACCGTAAAGGCCAACACCGATTAGACCGCCTGTTAGGGTGAAGAACTTAACAGAGCCTTTGGCATCAAAATCGACATTTATGCGGATTATGGTTAGAAAGCTCAAGGAGGACAAAAAGTCGTTTATTATTTTTCTGATTCTGAAACCCCCGCTTCCTGGAATGTGGCAACCTCTTTTATTACTCTTGCTGCGGCATCGACTATATGCATAGCTAAAACAGCACCTGTTCCCTCACCGAGCCTCATATTAAGCCTAAGGATCGGGTTTAGGCCTAAATACTCAAGCATGAGTTTGTGTCCGTTTTCCTCAGACAGATGACCGGCAAACATGTAATCGGCCACGGTTGGGTTGAGGTTGTAAGCAATAAGTGCCCCCGCCGTTGATATAAAGCCGTCTATCACAACGGGTATCCTCTTAAAAGCCGCAGCCAATATAACCCCGGCTATAGCGCCAATCTCAAAACCGCCCACCTTTGCAAGCACATCGATTGCGTCGTTTCTATTCGGTTTGTTCAGCTGAATCCCCCTTCTGATCACATCTATCTTGCGATTGTATGATTCATCATCAAGGCCTGTACCCCTGCCTGCAATCTCTGAAGGGTCTT
It encodes:
- the cobS gene encoding adenosylcobinamide-GDP ribazoletransferase, whose amino-acid sequence is MSSLSFLTIIRINVDFDAKGSVKFFTLTGGLIGVGLYGLSYTPAPFRGFLMVFYLALISGGLHLDGLADASDAFFSHRSRDEMLRIMKDSRIGTFGVLALFFVLLGKYLGFNAIRNPLFLIFIPIYGRFVAVYLMKKLPYARESGTAKSFFKKFDIWDFLGGFIFVALSFFLFDPALMGMLNASFFLWGFFLFSYFKRRIGGITGDMIGFAIEITELFMLLLGVFYGL